A DNA window from Trypanosoma brucei brucei TREU927 chromosome 10, whole genome shotgun sequence contains the following coding sequences:
- a CDS encoding minichromosome maintenance complex subunit (PFAM search identifies MCM (minichromosome maintenance) domain and zinc finger; similar to DNA replication licensing factor MCM8 (Minichromosome maintenance 8). (Swiss-Prot:Q9UJA3) (Homo sapiens;)) — protein MSMNGVPQEAVKVLWAVHCSHLAPLSYDEDAVGEMWRLFAGFLAPLQIRSSSASKEHMPCLKLAIFTFTVDLRIDMMETPMRNAVVGQPRLVIPLLEFFKAVLYFQQHQKNRQIGELGSWRLLCIVIGDDGCATPFDTLGASLLGKLVTVRGTVVRMSPPRVTCVEMTYRCNLCAAVVKAPTEDGVLVYPGRCSGRCRGYNWAPLLERGECEEVQLLKVQEQTESYDGSTVGSGIHNMIVVDLRGIWINIATVGEHVVVCGVLCARRGEGRTNATQQIAVRACFVENSRHSAVRGPMQTIDSLEESGRFYEMVRNPQWFSMLCGSLAPSIFGLEHVKEAIILAVVGGTAMKKRTRSNIHLLIVGDPGLGKSQLLRAACTVAPRSSFVCAHTSSSCGLTLTLSRDPTTGETSFEAGAVVHGDGGITCIDEIDKGVPEHNALLEVMEQESVSMAKAGMVFSVPVHTAILTAGNPIGGRFDDTKSIPANLNLSPALFTRFDIVICMRSPSADASRSLSDHVLQLHRCVKGGGSRTVAKTSGPPLPLETVQRFIAFCRHNCHPSLRQEACDVLKAYYLQRRAEAAMGELAVTPRFLQALIRVSEARAKVELRHEVTAEDARYAVELMKRCFGSHNFGRRQPTCTGAAAKKMTQREKILDALKGEVCRTGVNALSHRTVLAACEEAGCRDANAMVYQLNEAGVILQMGGKYQLRGV, from the coding sequence ATGTCGATGAATGGCGTTCCACAGGAAGCGGTAAAGGTGCTTTGGGCCGTTCATTGCTCACACCTGGCGCCCTTATCGTACGATGAGGACGCTGTTGGTGAAATGTGGCGTCTTTTTGCGGGGTTTCTTGCCCCGTTACAAATACGTTCGTCCTCCGCCTCCAAAGAACACATGCCCTGTTTGAAGCTCGCAATCTTTACCTTCACCGTTGATCTGCGCATTGACATGATGGAGACGCCAATGCGAAATGCCGTTGTAGGGCAACCCCGGCTTGTCATCCCATTACTGGAGTTCTTTAAAGCTGTGCTTTATTTCCAGCAACATCAGAAGAACCGTCAAATAGGCGAGTTGGGTTCATGGCGGTTGCTGTGCATTGTAATTGGCGATGACGGCTGCGCGACGCCTTTTGATACTTTGGGAGCCTCGTTGCTTGGGAAGCTGGTAACTGTGCGCGGCACTGTTGTGCGAATGAGCCCCCCACGAGTAACCTGCGTTGAGATGACATACAGGTGTAACTTGTGTGCAGCAGTTGTCAAGGCGCCAACGGAGGATGGGGTCTTGGTTTATCCTGGCCGTTGCAGTGGTCGATGTCGCGGTTACAATTGGGCTCCATTGCTGGAGAGGGGTGAGTGCGAGGAGGTGCAGTTGCTAAAGGTACAGGAACAGACTGAGTCTTACGATGGATCCACTGTGGGTAGTGGCATACACAATATGATTGTTGTTGATTTACGTGGTATCTGGATAAATATAGCAACAGTCGGTGAGCACGTTGTTGTTTGCGGCGTTCTGTGTGCAAGACGTGGGGAAGGACGGACGAATGCTACGCAGCAAATTGCTGTTCGGGCCTGCTTTGTCGAGAACAGCCGGCACAGCGCCGTTCGAGGGCCCATGCAGACGATAGACTCGTTGGAGGAGAGTGGGCGTTTTTACGAAATGGTCCGCAACCCGCAATGGTTCTCCATGCTGTGCGGCTCACTTGCACCATCTATTTTTGGGCTTGAACATGTGAAAGAGGCGATTATACTGGCTGTGGTGGGAGGCACTGCGATGAAGAAGCGCACCCGCAGCAACATACATTTGCTAATTGTGGGGGATCCCGGTCTCGGCAAGTCGCAATTGCTGCGTGCGGCCTGCACTGTCGCCCCACGCAGTTCCTTCGTCTGTGCTCATACTTCTTCGTCGTGTGGTTTGACCTTAACGCTGTCGAGGGACCCCACAACCGGTGAAACCTCGTTTGAGGCGGGTGCTGTTGTGCACGGCGACGGCGGCATAACATGCATTGACGAGATTGACAAAGGGGTTCCTGAGCATAATGCCCTTCTTGAGGTCATGGAACAGGAGTCTGTTTCGATGGCTAAGGCTGGTATGGTATTTTCGGTGCCTGTGCATACGGCGATTCTCACCGCGGGAAACCCCATAGGGGGGCGCTTCGATGATACAAAGTCCATACCAGCAAACCTTAACCTGTCTCCTGCGCTATTTACGCGCTTTGACATTGTGATTTGCATGCGGAGCCCGTCGGCTGACGCTTCCCGCTCTCTTTCGGATCACGTGTTGCAGTTGCACCGGTGCGTAAAAGGTGGTGGATCCCGTACGGTGGCAAAAACTAGTGGCCCCCCGCTTCCGCTTGAGACGGTTCAGCGCTTTATAGCTTTTTGTCGACATAACTGCCATCCCTCGCTTCGACAGGAGGCGTGTGATGTTCTTAAAGCATACTACCTACAGCGCCGTGCTGAAGCTGCAATGGGTGAGTTGGCCGTCACTCCGCGCTTCCTTCAAGCACTCATTCGAGTCTCGGAGGCTCGCGCAAAGGTCGAATTGCGTCACGAAGTTACTGCTGAAGATGCCAGATATGCGGTGGAACTAATGAAGCGATGTTTTGGTTCTCATAATTTTGGTCGTAGGCAGCCTACGTGCACAGGTGCTGCTGCTAAAAAAATGACTCAGCGTGAGAAGATACTTGATGCCCTCAAGGGTGAGGTATGTCGTACGGGCGTGAATGCCCTGTCGCACCGCACAGTGCTCGCCGCATGTGAAGAAGCGGGCTGTCGAGATGCGAATGCTATGGTTTACCAGCTGAATGAGGCTGGCGTTATTCTGCAGATGGGTGGCAAATACCAACTGCGCGGTGTTTAG
- a CDS encoding monothiol glutaredoxin, putative gives MLRRIFASSPAFLRCTLPNRAPDQVKPELAAAIRRIIAEDRIVIFLTGTPQEPRCGFTVKMVDMMHQLGVKYSFYNILEDDEVCEGLKIYSDWPTYPQLYIDGDLVGGYDVCKGMLLSGQLTKLLKEKDLL, from the coding sequence ATGCTGCGCCGCATTTTTGCATCCAGTCCCGCTTTCCTGCGTTGCACGCTACCGAACCGTGCTCCAGATCAGGTTAAACCTGAACTTGCGGCGGCAATACGCAGGATTATCGCTGAGGATCGGATTGTCATTTTCCTTACGGGCACGCCCCAGGAGCCTCGCTGCGGGTTTACGGTGAAAATGGTGGATATGATGCATCAACTAGGCGTGAAGTATAGCTTTTACAACATTCTGGAGGACGATGAGGTGTGCGAGGGACTGAAGATATATAGCGACTGGCCAACGTACCCTCAGTTGTACATTGACGGTGACCTCGTTGGTGGCTATGATGTTTGTAAGGGTATGCTTCTCAGTGGCCAACTGACTAAGCTTCTAAAGGAGAAGGATCTTCTCTGA
- a CDS encoding mitochondrial carrier protein, putative, with the protein MLGRFDFLGKCRLYFVVVSRLFSFEGDYVAYRLFFVYFVFFTLSFLFVWSRRVVVEFSAFYFFCCFLGGVISGLAHTSMTPVDLVKCGVQVGLYNSMTDGFRSLWRNCGGCWFRSISVFTRGWVPTFFGYSSQGGLKFLLYELLKFWFCSRLEGSAASPMVLSYVSKLGIFVVSSGVAEIFADVALAPWEAVKIIIQTSNVAHTELSYFFPLVYSSEGIYGFYKGLPALWCRQVPYTVVKFLSFEVIVRLAYRYLLTSPSDPAPKYVQLLVSVISGVLAGFLCAAVSHPADTVVSKLNQRVEGSPAADKRKVVQIVRELGWSGLWKGVELRMMMTGALTALQWLLYDSFKVSVGLSATGGNGVRISNHVDSDGRPPGDNK; encoded by the coding sequence ATGTTAGGTCGATTTGATTTTTTAGGGAAATGTAGGCTCTATTTTGTGGTTGTGTCGCGGTTATTTTCATTTGAAGGTGATTATGTTGCttatcgtttgttttttgtttattttgttttttttactttatcttttttattcGTGTGGAGTAGGCGTGTTGTTGTCGAGTTTTccgcattttattttttttgttgctttcttggTGGTGTCATTAGTGGTTTGGCCCATACGTCCATGACTCCTGTTGATTTGGTAAAATGTGGTGTGCAGGTTGGACTGTACAATTCTATGACAGACGGTTTTCGCTCTTTGTGGAGGAATTGTGGTGGGTGTTGGTTTCGGTCGATTTCAGTGTTTACGAGAGGGTGGGTTCCTActttttttggttattcCTCACAGGGTGGTCtaaaatttttgttgtatgaGTTACTGAAGTTTTGGTTTTGCTCAAGGCTTGAAGGATCTGCCGCATCTCCGATGGTGCTCAGCTATGTTAGCAAATTGGGTATTTTTGTCGTCTCTAGCGGTGTAGCTGAGATCTTCGCCGACGTTGCTTTGGCACCCTGGGAGGCTGTCAAAATCATTATCCAAACATCAAATGTTGCCCATACGGAGTTGTCGTATTTCTTTCCGCTTGTGTACTCAAGTGAGGGTATCTATGGGTTTTATAAGGGTCTTCCGGCACTCTGGTGCCGACAGGTTCCCTACACCGTTGTCAAATTTCTCAGCTTCGAGGTTATTGTACGCCTGGCGTATCGCTATTTGTTAACGTCCCCTAGTGACCCCGCACCGAAGTACGTTCAGCTGTTGGTGTCGGTCATATCTGGTGTACTTGCCGGTTTCCTTTGTGCAGCAGTGTCTCATCCTGCAGACACGGTGGTGTCGAAGCTCAATCAGCGTGTAGAGGGTTCGCCCGCGGCGGACAAGAGGAAGGTGGTCCAGATTGTTCGGGAACTTGGGTGGAGTGGGCTGTGGAAAGGCGTTGAGCTCCGTATGATGATGACGGGAGCGTTGACAGCTTTGCAGTGGCTCCTATACGACAGTTTCAAGGTTTCTGTTGGTCTCTCAGCCACAGGTGGCAATGGGGTCCGCATCAGTAACCACGTCGACTCAGACGGTAGGCCCCCAGGAGATAATAAGTGA
- a CDS encoding histone H2B, putative, producing the protein MATPKSTPAKTRKEAKKTRRQRKRTWNVYVSRSLRSINSQMSMTSRTMKIVNSFVNDLFERIAAEAATIVRVNRKRTLGARELQTAVRLVLPADLAKHAMAEGTKAVSHASS; encoded by the coding sequence ATGGCCACTCCTAAGAGCACACCGGCCAAGACGCgcaaggaggcgaagaagacgCGGCGCCAGCGCAAGCGCACATGGAACGTCTACGTCAGCCGCTCACTCCGCTCGATCAACAGCCAGATGTCGATGACCAGCCGGACGATGAAGATCGTGAACTCATTTGTGAACGACCTGTTTGAGCGCATTGCTGCAGAGGCTGCTACGATCGTGCGTGTGAACCGGAAGCGGACCCTGGGCGCTCGCGAGTTGCAGACGGCTGTGCGCCTTGTGCTGCCTGCTGACCTCGCGAAGCACGCGATGGCAGAGGGGACGAAGGCTGTGTCACACGCTTCCAGCTAA
- a CDS encoding histone H2B, putative, whose amino-acid sequence MATPKSTPAKTRKEAKKTRRQRKRTWNVYVSRSLRSINSQMSMTSRTMKIVNSFVNDLFERIAAEAATIVRVNRKRTLGARELQTAVRLVLPADLAKHAMAEGTKAVSHASS is encoded by the coding sequence ATGGCCACTCCTAAGAGCACACCGGCTAAGACGCgcaaggaggcgaagaagacgCGGCGCCAGCGCAAGCGCACATGGAACGTCTACGTCAGCCGCTCACTCCGCTCGATCAACAGCCAGATGTCGATGACCAGCCGGACGATGAAGATCGTGAACTCATTTGTGAACGACCTGTTTGAGCGCATTGCTGCAGAGGCTGCTACGATCGTGCGTGTGAACCGGAAGCGGACCCTGGGCGCTCGCGAGTTGCAGACGGCTGTGCGCCTTGTGCTGCCTGCTGACCTCGCGAAGCACGCGATGGCAGAGGGGACGAAGGCTGTGTCACACGCTTCCAGCTAA
- a CDS encoding histone H2B, putative, protein MATPKSTPAKTRKEAKKTRRQRKRTWNVYVSRSLRSINNQMSMTSRTMKIVNSFVNDLFERIAAEAATIVRVNRKRTLGARELQTAVRLVLPADLAKHAMAEGTKAVSHASS, encoded by the coding sequence ATGGCCACTCCTAAGAGCACACCGGCCAAGACGCgcaaggaggcgaagaagacgCGGCGCCAGCGCAAGCGCACATGGAACGTCTACGTCAGCCGCTCACTCCGCTCGATCAACAACCAGATGTCGATGACCAGCCGGACGATGAAGATCGTGAACTCATTTGTGAACGACCTGTTTGAGCGCATTGCTGCAGAGGCTGCTACGATCGTGCGTGTGAACCGGAAGCGGACCCTGGGCGCTCGCGAGTTGCAGACGGCTGTGCGCCTTGTGCTGCCTGCTGACCTCGCGAAGCACGCGATGGCAGAGGGGACGAAGGCTGTGTCACACGCTTCCAGCTAA
- a CDS encoding histone H2B, putative — protein sequence MATPKSTPAKTHKEAKKTRRQRKRTWNVYVSRSLRSINNQMSMTSRTMKIVNSFVNDLFERIAAEAATIVRVNRKRTLGARELQTAVRLVLPADLAKHAMAEGTKAVSHASS from the coding sequence ATGGCCACTCCTAAGAGCACACCGGCTAAGACGCacaaggaggcgaagaagacgCGGCGCCAGCGCAAGCGCACATGGAACGTCTACGTCAGCCGCTCACTCCGCTCGATCAACAACCAGATGTCGATGACCAGCCGGACGATGAAGATCGTGAACTCATTTGTGAACGACCTGTTTGAGCGCATTGCTGCAGAGGCTGCTACGATCGTGCGTGTGAACCGAAAGCGGACCCTGGGCGCTCGCGAGTTGCAGACGGCTGTGCGCCTTGTGCTGCCTGCTGACCTCGCGAAGCACGCGATGGCAGAGGGGACGAAGGCTGTGTCACACGCTTCCAGCTAA
- a CDS encoding histone H2B, putative — MATPKSTPAKTRKEAKKTRRQRKRTWNVYVSRSLRSINSQMSMTSRTMKIVNSFVNDLFERIAAEAATIVRVNRKRTLGARELQTAVRLVLPADLAKHAMAEGTKAVSHASS, encoded by the coding sequence ATGGCCACTCCTAAGAGCACACCGGCCAAGACGCgcaaggaggcgaagaagacgCGGCGCCAGCGCAAGCGCACATGGAACGTCTACGTCAGCCGCTCACTCCGCTCGATCAACAGCCAGATGTCGATGACCAGCCGGACGATGAAGATCGTGAACTCATTTGTGAACGACCTGTTTGAGCGCATTGCTGCAGAGGCTGCTACGATCGTGCGTGTGAACCGGAAGCGGACCCTGGGCGCTCGCGAGTTGCAGACGGCTGTGCGCCTCGTGCTGCCTGCTGACCTCGCGAAGCACGCGATGGCAGAGGGGACGAAGGCTGTGTCACACGCTTCCAGCTAA
- a CDS encoding ARP2/3 complex 16kDa subunit, putative (ARP2/3 complex subunit 5 (curated by B. Wickstead, Univ. of Oxford)), protein MKELKELLDQIQQTTYSQLTSAAVKEVSSQLHTKGTSSSEIKHVLQGINERQQDTLMKVLYFCLDRDAKNSKTYLLWHAELHNITGTGSILRVMAEKNKNYDAQNKSNEKK, encoded by the coding sequence atgaaagaATTAAAAGAACTTCTGGATCAGATACAGCAAACCACGTATTCTCAACTAACATCAGCGGCTGTAAAAGAAGTATCAAGTCAACTCCACACCAAAGGGACCAGCAGTAGTGAAATAAAACACGTACTACAAGGAATCAACGAAAGGCAGCAAGACACACTCATGAAAGTTCTTTACTTCTGCCTCGATCGCGACgcaaaaaacagcaaaacatACCTGCTGTGGCATGCAGAACTCCATAACATAACAGGAACAGGATCCATTTTACGTGTAAtggcagaaaaaaacaagaattaCGATGcgcaaaacaaatcaaacgaaaaaaaataa
- a CDS encoding protein tyrosine phosphatase, putative, translated as MVLFFFFCLSSGRMVVKLKLSLYSCSTTFLTLVHPLLMLSKVYLLAYNGVLLAGWSTILMKIVQHLSTGGRFADVYSLIAPLLVVSQSAAVLEVLHALFGLVRSPVGTTLLQVLSRLLVLYGALEIGPTAARMSPFATQMIVAWSLAEVIRYTFYASNLAGVKLKPVTWLRYSAFTVLYPMGITGEIACFISALPYIREKKPWTVELPNRLNFSFSWYYTVLLLLAVVYPAGSYVMYTYMLQQRRKALKATDDASQTDVSNKKKAS; from the coding sequence ATggtgctatttttttttttttgtctctcaTCGGGGCGTATGGTAGTTAAGTTGAAATTATCATTATACAGCTGTAGCACCACATTTCTCACACTTGTACATCCGCTGCTAATGCTCTCCAAAGTATATTTACTTGCCTATAATGGTGTGCTGCTGGCGGGATGGTCCACAATTCTCATGAAGATAGTGCAGCACCTCAGTACCGGTGGCCGTTTCGCTGATGTTTACTCACTCATTGCTCCGCTGCTCGTTGTGTCTCAAAGTGCAGCGGTGCTGGAGGTTTTGCACGCCTTGTTCGGCCTTGTCCGTAGCCCGGTTGGAACGACGCTTCTGCAGGTGCTTTCTCGGCTTTTGGTGTTGTACGGTGCCCTGGAGATTGGCCCCACTGCGGCGCGCATGAGCCCCTTTGCGACCCAAATGATTGTTGCGTGGTCACTGGCAGAAGTGATTCGCTACACGTTTTATGCATCAAACCTTGCGGGCGTGAAGCTAAAGCCCGTTACGTGGTTGCGATATTCCGCATTTACAGTCTTGTATCCAATGGGTATAACGGGCGAAATTGCTTGCTTCATAAGTGCTCTGCCGTACATCAGGGAGAAAAAGCCCTGGACGGTGGAGCTTCCCAACCGCCTTAACTTTTCCTTCTCATGGTACTACACTGTTTTGCTCCTACTTGCCGTTGTCTATCCAGCGGGGAGCTATGTAATGTACACTTACATGCTTCAGCAGCGCAGGAAGGCACTGAAAGCAACAGATGACGCATCACAAACTGATGTTTCCAACAAGAAGAAGGCAAGCTGA
- a CDS encoding hypothetical protein, conserved (low-ish similarity; but syntenic with CDS 3' to this in L major also) — MQERESLLKEYKGLLANLEEAFDLKRSNEADQEVDDLIDETKAELRTVVASLNASEVIEVTKDVTKVVDADGNTVILYSKVAPYEVHFDNAMWYSCVITDVVQPETALERVRYKAWILGYNVEEETYSEQLRVWQPQAAEGETTLRSGVACHAVNPRSGRFESAKVVRLTLSDTVILTFSDVVEMTKEVGETDGAGAAGELATGKRDPSGGDTSAVTEEVPLSHVRVGRFYQQLRKRSTLTSEERARRRAQNVERKRVRRETKRQQDANVASQNANDWQRLVEDMGLATGCAKKRR; from the coding sequence ATGCAGGAGCGAGAGAGTTTGCTCAAGGAGTACAAGGGTCTCTTGGCTAACCTGGAAGAGGCCTTTGATCTCAAACGGAGCAACGAGGCAGATCAAGAGGTGGACGATCTAATTGATGAAACGAAGGCCGAACTGAGGACTGTGGTTGCTTCTCTTAACGCGTCGGAGGTGATTGAAGTAACGAAGGACGTGACGAAGGTTGTTGACGCCGATGGTAACACTGTCATCCTCTATAGTAAAGTTGCGCCTTACGAAGTACATTTTGATAACGCCATGTGGTACAGCTGCGTGATCACTGACGTGGTACAACCTGAAACAGCGCTGGAGCGCGTCCGCTACAAGGCATGGATATTAGGCTACAACGTAGAGGAGGAAACCTACAGTGAACAACTGCGCGTGTGGCAACCACAGGCAGCGGAGGGAGAGACGACTTTGCGCTCTGGTGTGGCGTGTCATGCGGTTAATCCGCGCAGCGGAAGGTTCGAGTCGGCGAAGGTGGTGAGACTGACACTCAGCGACACTGTGATTCTTACTTTCAGCGATGTAGTTGAGATGACAAAAGAGGTAGGGGAAACCGATGGTGCCGGTGCCGCCGGTGAGTTAGCTACTGGGAAGAGGGATCCATCGGGTGGTGATACTAGCGCTGTCACTGAGGAGGTACCACTTTCGCACGTGCGTGTTGGCCGCTTTTACCAACAGTTGCGTAAGAGATCAACGCTCACCTCGGAAGAGCGTGCGAGACGACGGGCGCAGAATGTGGAACGGAAGCGAGTACGGCGGGAAACAAAACGGCAGCAAGACGCCAACGTGGCGTCGCAAAACGCTAATGACTGGCAGCGTCTTGTAGAGGATATGGGATTAGCTACAGGTTGTGCGAAAAAGAGGCGTTGA
- a CDS encoding iron-containing hydrogenase, putative (based on PFAM hit, clustering with hypothetical genes from multiple species) — protein MSANNFSASLMLAGMDYIAPSEACILPTKLQGGTSDDSVKRHGAGNEAVKITLQDCLACSGCVTTAETILITSQSREELLKDRALDPTRPFFVTISDQSAASIAAFLKTDVQRAFHIVSGFFRAVLNARYVSDLHWALRISVEKTAEEYCRRVRCERERLPLIVSACPGWVCYCEKQGAAILPLLCPVMSPQGIAGCYSKTLIPQMCHVSVQPCFDRKLEAARDGSSVSGERYTDFVLSTQELLDWMLEVDPSLPWQAPLDSDLEPLPILPPEEPKRSFAATMEGSGGYHRYAMHRAACELHGLELAPRDIHYEMKRNANHHLTTSPSNPGEVFCVAYGFQQIQNTVRGIKRKLASVASYTFIELMACPEGCLNGGGQARNGTTQSHVETTAAAKSAFISYISGSQPTMEVRGGMEGTSVASNRDVGDGPPPFSLAAFAEVEKQVGSSLWSCTFTDRQREFEATLNTGGVHSLKW, from the coding sequence ATGTCGGCCAACAATTTCTCCGCCTCACTCATGTTGGCAGGGATGGATTACATTGCTCCATCTGAGGCGTGCATACTCCCAACAAAGCTTCAGGGAGGGACAAGTGATGACTCGGTTAAGAGACACGGTGCCGGTAATGAAGCAGTGAAGATAACCCTCCAAGACTGTCTGGCGTGCAGTGGTTGTGTGACAACAGCAGAGACCATTCTTATCACTTCTCAATCTCGTGAGGAACTCTTGAAGGACCGTGCGCTCGATCCCACAAGGCCGTTCTTCGTAACGATTAGTGATCAATCGGCCGCTTCTATCGCAGCCTTTCTTAAAACAGATGTACAGAGGGCTTTTCATATAGTAAGCGGGTTTTTTCGTGCTGTTTTGAACGCTCGCTATGTTTCAGATCTTCACTGGGCATTGCGCATCTCTGTTGAGAAGACGGCGGAGGAGTACTGTCGCCGAGTGAGATGTGAACGCGAGAGGCTTCCCTTAATAGTTTCGGCTTGCCCCGGTTGGGTATGCTATTGTGAGAAGCAAGGGGCAGCGATCTTGCCCTTATTATGTCCAGTGATGTCACCGCAGGGTATTGCAGGATGCTACTCCAAGACACTTATCCCACAGATGTGTCACGTGTCTGTACAACCCTGCTTTGACCGTAAGCTTGAGGCAGCAAGAGATGGATCTTCTGTCAGTGGTGAGCGGTACACTGACTTTGTTTTGAGCACGCAGGAGTTACTGGATTGGATGCTTGAAGTGGACCCCTCACTTCCGTGGCAGGCGCCGCTGGATTCCGATTTGGAGCCCTTGCCGATACTTCCCCCAGAGGAACCGAAGCGTTCATTCGCTGCGACTATGGAAGGGAGTGGTGGTTACCACCGTTACGCCATGCACCGCGCCGCGTGTGAGCTACACGGCTTAGAGTTGGCTCCACGTGATATTCACTACGAGATGAAGAGGAATGCCAATCATCACTTGACTACGAGCCCTAGCAACCCCGGTGAGGTGTTCTGCGTGGCGTATGGGTTCCAGCAAATTCAAAACACTGTTCGTGGCATTAAACGCAAGTTAGCTTCTGTTGCATCGTACACGTTCATTGAGCTCATGGCATGCCCGGAGGGCTGCTTGAACGGTGGAGGGCAGGCGCGGAACGGGACGACCCAGTCTCATGTAGAAACCACTGCTGCAGCAAAAAGTGCATTTATTAGTTATATATCTGGAAGCCAACCTACAATGGAAGTTCGTGGTGGGATGGAGGGCACGTCGGTGGCCAGCAACCGCGATGTGGGGGATGGACCGCCACCTTTTTCGCTAGCGGCTTTCGCGGAGGTTGAGAAGCAGGTTGGTTCATCTCTTTGGAGCTGCACCTTCACAGACCGTCAACGTGAATTTGAGGCTACACTCAATACTGGTGGGGTGCATAGTTTGAAATGGTGA
- a CDS encoding dual specificity protein phosphatase, putative (similar to Dual specificity protein phosphatase 10 (EC 3.1.3.48) (EC 3.1.3.16)(Mitogen-activated protein kinase phosphatase 5) (MAP kinasephosphatase 5) (MKP-5). (Swiss-Prot:Q9Y6W6) (Homo sapiens;)) produces MLKFRERLSKNCLPAFNLELVYQCAERALEEELNETCSAAKCVPMSGISERIFVGTWRDAADEKLLRQMCITHTLNVARELVDTEEMHRVESVPFVTSKSIPLSDSLDEDIVHHFEDAFEFIRGATRNGRILVYCRRGMSRSAAIVVAYLMESEGMSFCDAHNDVKDKRPCISLNLAFLQRLQEYEEHLEKVRAAARTN; encoded by the coding sequence ATGCTGAAGTTTCGCGAGCGACTGTCGAAGAATTGTCTTCCTGCGTTTAACCTGGAGCTTGTGTATCAATGCGCGGAACGCGCGCTTGAGGAAGAGCTCAACGAGACTTGTAGCGCTGCCAAATGCGTGCCTATGAGTGGTATCAGTGAAAGGATTTTTGTTGGTACATGGCGCGATGCCGCAGATGAAAAGTTACTGCGTCAGATGTGTATTACACACACGCTGAACGTCGCACGCGAGTTGGTGGACACAGAGGAGATGCATCGTGTCGAGTCTGTACCATTTGTTACGAGCAAGTCCATCCCACTGAGTGATTCTCTCGATGAAGATATTGTACATCACTTTGAGGACGCCTTCGAATTTATTCGGGGCGCAACTCGCAATGGCCGTATTTTAGTTTACTGCCGCCGCGGCATGTCCAGAAGTGCCGCTATCGTAGTGGCGTACTTAATGGAGTCGGAGGGGATGTCGTTTTGTGATGCGCACAATGATGTGAAGGATAAGCGGCCATGCATTTCCCTTAACCTGGCTTTCTTGCAGCGGCTACAGGAATATGAGGAACACTTGGAAAAGGTTAGGGCGGCAGCTCGCACCAACTGA